A DNA window from Camelina sativa cultivar DH55 chromosome 13, Cs, whole genome shotgun sequence contains the following coding sequences:
- the LOC104735996 gene encoding probable ATP-dependent DNA helicase CHR23 codes for MVKHLQQQEDPVEKTKSLISALNYLSRDLLLPSHLYHSVSSIHHGSVSDPSPPPLSGNCSTSSGGDLMSEFEDALLKQRQNCESGSRLDELKETRYKSRIHNRLSELEGLPSNRGEDLQNKCLLDLYGLKLQELQCKVRGEVSAEYLLRLNCVHPERQLYDWGMMRLPRRMYGVGDPFVMEADDQFRNKRDAERLLRLEEEEKNLIETTQRKFFAEVLNAVREFQLQIQASQRRCKQRNDFVQGWHGKQRLRATRAEKLRIMALKSDDQEAYMKLAKESKNEKLTLFLEETNKIFVSLGAAVQRQKDAKISEGIKLLKGSESDLSEVDAPEDVLPDQDIEIIESDNNDDSNDLLEGERQYNLAIHTIQEEVTKQPSLLQGGELRSYQLEGLQWMVSLYNNDYNGILADEMGLGKTIQTIALIAYLLESKNVHGPHLIVAPKAVLPNWENEFATWAPSISAFLYDGSKERRSEIRATIAGGKFQVLITHYDLIMRDKAFLKKIDWNYMIVDEGHRLKNHECALAKTLGTGYRIKRRLLLTGTPIQNSLQELWSLLNFLLPHIFNSVQNFEEWFNTPFAERDTASLTDEEELLIINRLHHVIRPFLLRRKKSEVEKFLPGKTQVILKCDMSAWQKLYYKQVTDVGRVGIQTGNGKSKSLQNLTMQLRKCCNHPYLFVGGEYNMWKKPEIVRASGKFELLDRLLPKLKKAGHRILLFSQMTRLIDLLEIYLTLNDYMYLRLDGTTKTDQRGVLLKQFNEPDSPYFMFLLSTRAGGLGLNLQTADTIIIFDSDWNPQMDQQAEDRAHRIGQKKEVRVFVLVSIGSIEEVILERAKQKMGIDAKVIQAGLFNTTSTAQDRREMLEEIMSKGTSSLGEDVPSEREINRLAARTEDEFWMFEQMDEERRKKENYNTRLMEEKEVPEWAYTTETQEDKANDSKNHFGSVTGKRKRKEAVYSDSLSELQWMRAMESEEEDTSKVSKKRKKRDTKTPMSNGSKVEAESSGSEEGKVEEEEEEEEEEEEEEERKEESGKESEEENDKKPLFSWKTYKKKRSIGSKN; via the exons ATGGTGAAGCACCTACAGCAGCAGGAAGATCCCGTAGAGAAGACCAAATCTCTGATCTCTGCTCTCAACTACCTTTCTCGCGACCTTCTCTTGCCTTCTCACCTTTACCATTCTGTTTCTTCCATCCATCATGGCTCTGTCTCCGATCCCTCTCCTCCGCCTCTTTCT GGCAATTGTAGTACTTCCAGTGGAGGTGATTTGATGAGTGAGTTCGAAGATGCACTTTTGAAGCAGCGACAAAACTGTGAATCAGGCTCTCGGCTGGACGAATTAAAGGAAACTCGGTATAAGAGTCGTATCCATAACCGATTATCTGAACTTGAAG GATTACCTTCAAATAGAGGTGAAGATTTGCAGAATAAATGCTTACTTGATCTTTATGGACTTAAG TTACAAGAACTACAGTGCAAGGTTCGGGGTGAGGTGAGCGCGGAATACTTGCTGCGTTTGAATTGTGTACATCCTGAAAGACAACTATATGACTGGGGCATGATGCGGTTGCCTCGCCGAATGTATGGGGTTGGTGATCCTTTTGTTATGGAAGCTGATGATCAGTTCAGAAACAAGCGTGATGCCGAG AGGTTATTACGgttagaagaagaggagaagaatctGATTGAAACGACACAGAGGAAATTCTTTGCAGAAGTACTCAACGCTGTCCGTGAATTCCAGTTGCAAATTCAGGCGTCTCAGAGACGGTGTAAgcaaagaaatgattttgtccAG GGCTGGCATGGAAAACAAAGGCTACGTGCTACCCGAGCTGAAAAACTGCGGATCATGGCGCTTAAATCTGATGATCAAGAGGCATACATGAAACTAGCAAAGGAGAGTAAGAATGAAAAACTAACCCTTTTCCTAGAGGAGACAAACAAAATCTTCGTTAGTTTGGGAGCTGCAGTCCAGCGTCAGAAAGATGCCAAAATTTCAGAAGGCATCAAACTACTGAAAGGCTCAGAATCTGACTTATCTGAAGTTGATGCTCCCGAGGATGTGCTTCCTGACCAAGATATTGAGATCATCGAGTCTGACAATAATGATGATTCTAATGACTTACTGGAAGGCGAGAGGCAGTATAACTTGGCTATCCATACAATACAAGAGGAG GTGACGAAGCAGCCATCCCTTCTACAAGGTGGGGAACTGAGATCTTACCAATTAGAAGGGCTTCAATGGATGGTCTCTTTATACAACAACGACTATAATGGAATTTTAGCCGATGAAATGGGTTTGGGAAAGACTATCCAAACAATTGCACTGATTGCGTATCTTCTTGAGAGTAAAAATGTGCATGGGCCTCATCTAATAGTGGCTCCAAAAGCTGTGCTACCAAATTGGGAAAATGAGTTTGCAACATGGGCACCCAG CATTTCCGCTTTTCTTTACGATGGatcgaaagagagaagaagtgaaATACGTGCAACAATAGCAGGAGGAAAATTTCAGGTGTTGATAACCCATTACGATCTTATCATGAGAGATAAAgcatttttgaagaaaattgACTGGAACTACATGATTGTTGATGAAGGACATCGGCTAAAGAACCATGAATGTGCTCTCGCAAAGACTCTAGGAACGGG CTATCGCATTAAGCGCAGACTTCTACTAACTGGGACGCCCATACAAAACAGTCTGCAAGAACTATGGTCGCTGCTTAATTTTCTCCTTCCTCACATCTTTAACTCGGTTCAGAATTTCGAAGAATGGTTTAATACTCCTTTCGCCGAACGTGATACTGCCAGTCTTACAGATGAAGAGGAGCTGTTGATTATTAATCGTCTGCATCAT GTCATAAGGCCGTTTCTACTGAGAAGGAAAAAGAGTGAAGTTGAGAAATTCCTTCCTGGAAAGACACAAGTCATACTGAAGTGTGATATGTCGGCTTGGCAAAAGTTGTATTACAAACAAGTTACAGACGTAGGCAGGGTCGGTATTCAAACAG GGAATGGAAAATCAAAGAGTCTGCAGAATCTGACAATGCAATTAAGAAAGTGTTGTAATCATCCGTACCTATTTGTTGGAGGAGAGTATAACATGTGGAAGAAGCCGGAGATTGTGAGAGCTTCAGGAAAATTCGAGCTACTTGATCGCCTCCTTCCGAAACTGAAAAAGGCTGGACACAgaattcttctcttctctcaaatgACTCGTCTCATTGACCTTCTCGAAATTTACTTGACACTCAATGACTACATGTACCTCAGACTCGACGGTACCACAAAGACAGACCAAAGAGGGGTTTTACTGAAGCAATTCAACGAACCGGACTCTCCCTACTTCATGTTTCTTCTGAGCACACGTGCTGGTGGTCTTGGTTTGAACTTACAAACTGCAGAcactataattatatttgacaGTGATTGGAATCCACAAATGGACCAGCAGGCAGAGGATCGTGCCCATCGGATAGGGCAGAAAAAGGAAGTGAGAGTGTTTGTGTTGGTTAGCATTGGCTCCATTGAAGAAGTAATATTGGAGCGTGCAAAGCAAAAGATGGGCATTGATGCCAAAGTCATACAAGCAGGGCTCTTCAACACAACCTCTACTG CGCAAGACAGGAGAGAGATGCTTGAAGAGATCATGAGCAAAGGAACGAGCTCACTGGGGGAAGATGTGCCAAGTGAAAGAGAGATTAACCGGCTCGCAGCTCGAACCGAGGATGAGTTTTGGATGTTTGAACAAATGGACGAGGAAAGACGTAAAAAGGAGAACTATAATACACGTCTCATGGAAGAGAAGGAAGTTCCTGAGTGGGCTTACACTACAGAGACTCAAGAAGACAAGGCTAACGATTCGAAAAACCATTTTGGTAGCGTCACGGGTAAACGGAAACGAAAAGAAGCAGTGTACAGCGATTCTTTAAGCGAGTTGCAGTGGATGAGAGCGatggagagtgaagaagaagatacttcAAAAGTCTCTAAGAAACGAAAGAAAAGGGACACAAAGACACCAATGAGTAATGGGTCAAAGGTAGAGGCAGAGTCGAGCGGAAGCGAAGAGggaaaagtagaagaagaagaagaagaagaagaagaagaagaagaagaagaagaaagaaaggaggAGAGTGGgaaagagagtgaagaagaaaatgacaaGAAGCCATTATTCAGTTGGAAAACTTATAAGAAGAAAAGGTCAATCGGAAGTAAAAACTAA
- the LOC109128337 gene encoding putative defensin-like protein 23 produces MTTTMKIMSFAMLLVLLFSIDVVVEGSDSSLCCNTHAKFGACKT; encoded by the exons ATGACCACCACCATGAAAATCATGTCTTTTGCTATGCTACTTGTTCTTTTGTTCTCTATTG ATGTTGTCGTTGAAGGATCCGATAGTTCGTTGTGCTGTAACACACATGCGAAATTTGGAGCGTGCAAAACG